In Brassica rapa cultivar Chiifu-401-42 chromosome A06, CAAS_Brap_v3.01, whole genome shotgun sequence, a single window of DNA contains:
- the LOC103841512 gene encoding uncharacterized protein LOC103841512, whose amino-acid sequence MSMIQAFSLLKDVKPYKQGWRVQVKLLHSWRQKTNYGGDTLEMIFADETGVKIHCSARKTLIKKTESKIRLGEWRLIDTFTVSHARGQYRPTDHTYKMSIIEDTSIDQSTFECDDVFLNFPPFDNIGNGTLNTHFLIDVVGQVSSLRDIQTVQVAGNDKKKIEFRLMDIKGQSIACCLWGKYAEQLDEHLQQTNNPNMVCMIRFAKIGFYRGDVQITNAFDSSLVCFDPDLPECLALKNKMPNDEFALALTDTKNDKRPIKDQLMIGMMWEEDCKIICSIESIDTDWSWFIFGHVSRNRCNKRCLRIKSKEGGNLPPNEKPLFWCTSCRVNTTTVTPQFKLHLIVKDDTSTCKLMLLDSVAKVVVGFEAKDIWDGSYEEIEDPDILPKAITDMVGKSICFGLSLGSENVKNGSDIFLVSQVWSGDKILQIESNSEPITHVSSASSIMSGGEVSLTEKSEANSSEGSSTPFSKRKEKDQVDQTSTSKKLCTKVVKMEKIKDDELNV is encoded by the exons ATGTCTATGATTCAAGCATTTTCGTTACTAAAAGACGTCAAGCCTTACAAACAGGGCTGGCGAGTCCAAGTTAAGTTGCTTCACTCCTGGAGGCAGAAAACCAATTATGGAGGAGATACCCTTGAGATGATATTCGCAGATGAAACT GGTGTTAAGATACACTGCTCGGCCAGAAAGACTCtcataaaaaaaacagagagtaAAATTCGGCTTGGTGAATGGCGACTCATAGACACATTTACAGTGTCTCACGCAAGAGGACAGTACCGTCCCACAGACCATACTTACAAAATGTCTATCATCGAAGACACCTCTATAGACCAAAGTACTTTTGAGTGTGATGATGTGTTCCTGAATTTTCCTCCTTTTGACAATATTGGAAATGGAACTCTTAATACTCACTTCCTGATCG ATGTAGTTGGTCAAGTATCCAGTCTGCGTGACATCCAAACTGTCCAAGTTGCAGGgaatgataagaaaaaaattgaatttcgCTTAATGGACATCAA GGGTCAAAGCATTGCATGTTGTTTGTGGGGTAAATATGCAGAACAGCTAGATGAGCATCTCCAACAAACAAATAATCCTAATATGGTGTGCATGATCCGCTTTGCTAAAATTGGGTTTTACAGAG GAGATGTGCAGATAACCAATGCTTTTGATTCATCCCTGGTTTGTTTCGATCCTGACTTACCTGAATGTCTGGCTTTAAAAAACAA aATGCCAAATGATGAGTTTGCTCTTGCTCTAACTGATACAAAGAATGATAAGCGTCCGATCAAGGATCAATTGATGATTGGAATGATGTGG GAGGAGGATTGCAAAATAATTTGCTCAATTGAATCTATTGATACGGATTGGAGCTGGTTTATTTTTGGTCATGTTAGCCGGAACAGGTGTAACAAACGTTGCCTTCGCATCAAATCGAAGGAAGGTGGTAATTTGCCTCCAAATGAGAAACCATTATTCTGGTGCACATCATGTCGTGTTAATACCACCACCGTAACACCACa aTTCAAATTGCATCTGATTGTCAAGGATGATACAAGTACTTGCAAACTGATGCTTCTTGATTCTGTTGCTAAAGTCGTTGTGGGCTTCGAAGCTAAAGATATTTGGGATGGTTCCTATGAAGAg ATTGAAGATCCAGATATTTTGCCAAAAGCTATAACAGATATGGTTggaaaatctatttgttttgGTCTTTCTCTTGGCtctgaaaatgttaaaaatggaTCAGACATCTTTCTGGTTTCACAAGTATGGTCTGGTGATAAGATTCTCCAAATCGAGTCCAACTCTGAGCCTATTACTCATGTTAGCTCTGCTTCATCAATAATGTCCGGTGGAGAG GTTTCTTTAACAGAAAAAAGTGAAGCAAATTCATCTGAAGGTTCTTCTACCCCATTTTCAAAGCGTAAGGAAAAAGATCAAGTTGATCAGACTTCAACTTCCAAAAAACTTTGTACCAAGGTGGTGAAGATGGAGAAGATTAAAGATGACGAGCTGAAtgtttag